In Populus trichocarpa isolate Nisqually-1 chromosome 7, P.trichocarpa_v4.1, whole genome shotgun sequence, the following proteins share a genomic window:
- the LOC18100997 gene encoding GEM-like protein 4, whose protein sequence is MKTSQKQVIGIPIRTASYAVEKMPRLLLENAEQRYIPSPANKALACKQNKIDSMLKRMNKLGKKADKFAHGIREHMRLGTKITETLVGKLSLGARILQVGGVKKVFRQLFSVSEGERLLRVCQCYLSTTAGPIAGLLFISTEKLAFCSERSIKLSSPEGKLVRIHYKVVVPLRKIKTANQSENAKKPSEKYIEIVTVDDFDFWFMGFFSYQKAFKSLQQAVTQAQMNTSHSTLM, encoded by the exons ATGAAGACTTCACAGAAACAAGTTATTGGAATTCCAATCAGAACAGCATCATATGCAGTTGAGAAGATGCCGAGACTGttacttgaaaatgctgagcagCGCTATATTCCAAGTCCTGCAAATAAAGCTCTCGCATGCAAGCAAA ATAAAATAGATTCGATGCTTAAAAGGATGAACAAGCTAGGGAAAAAAGCTGACAAATTTGCTCATGGAATCCGAGAGCATA TGAGGCTGGGGACCAAGATCACTGAAACTCTTGTAGGGAAGCTGAGCTTGGGGGCTAGGATCCTTCAAGTAGGAGGGGTGAAGAAAGTTTTTAGGCAGTTATTTAGTGTTAGTGAAGGAGAAAGATTGTTGAGAGTTTGTCAATGTTATTTGTCAACCACAGCTGGTCCTATTGCAGGCCTCCTCTTTATCTCTACTGAAAAGCTTGCCTTCTGCAGTGAGAGATCAATTAAGTTGTCTTCTCCAGAAGGAAAATTGGTCAGAATTCATTATAAG GTAGTTGTCCCATTAAGAAAGATAAAGACAGCCAACCAGAGTGAGAATGCGAAGAAGCCATCAGAGAAGTACATAGAAATAGTTACTGtagatgattttgatttctGGTTTATGGGTTTCTTCAGCTACCAGAAAGCTTTCAAGTCTCTTCAGCAGGCAGTAACTCAAGCTCAGATGAATACAAGTCATTCAACTCTGATGTAA